CTAAATCTTCATAtcttgttgcatcttttttaaaaattttgagcCTAGGAGGTAGGGCACATGTTACATATGGCAATGGGTACAAATAAGCAACATGTGACCTTAACACAGCAAGAATCAAGATTTAGATTTCaaagatttattattattattattatgcactatttcagaaaatacataatgggcataacaattaaaagaaagaaggaaacacACTAATTATATTTGagtgagaaaaagtggaaaagtcCGTAGTGGCCGCTTTTGAGATGGCCACTACCACAGgaattaaatgaaaggaaaaaaataataagaataagaattaggaaggaagggaatataatattattatatttggCTGTCAAGGAGGTAGTGCTTATACTGTTCGataatcctaaccctaaccctaaaaaggTACAGCCACAAACTTATGAAAACAGTttaactagagtccaggctcataCCCAAACAATGCGTGGAAACTGCTTGCAAACGAAATGACGTGTTTTCTtcaacattgaagaaaacacatcATTTTGTTCttaagatgaaagttcgtaagcagtttccacacatttttcggcaatgagcctggactctagtgAAACATACCCTTGCTTGCAGgcttaaaattttttaaaaagatgcaACCATAATATATGAAAATTTAGCCACAAGTTATGCTAAAAGTAGGGAGTATGGGTCCATGACTCTCTTACAGATCATTCTTATGGCATTTGTATTTCAATTACATTGTACTggtaaattattataattagttcttattaaccgagcgggaggtctgtatgggagaatcttgaccgaggtcgccagtacagaccgaacgcagtgaggtctgtaccagcgactgAGGtaaagattctcccatacagactgacctagctcggttaataagatgtttattatatggccaacaagaacaatttaattcgtttaatgtaactggtttgtactaactgacattttgcttgcgaacggcgatgagtggcgatgagctgaacttaattctgtcaaagtttgcttttcatcctctcttttgtcatcgtgctgtttggcacttccataaataaatattagtaaaagaaaatactcaatatttttgcattttagtttgcatcttttcaccgcaaaacattaccggtctagatgggaaaatctagaccgcggtcaatatcgattttagccaatcaaatacgtgaattttgtagttcccagtcctcgtgagacagagccatataataatagtaaatattaattttaataatgcCTAAATCCAGTCTCCCAACAACATTTCCAAGAGGTGATTACCGTGTCACCTCTGCTCCCACAATTGACAAAGCAACACGAATATGAGTAGAACAGTGACTGCAACAAATCTTTTCTGAGAAAAACTGTAGAAAGAACTTTTCATTTGATTACTCACCTTTGAAATGATGTCTGACTGATTGGTAACATCCTTGCTTCGACCAGACAATTGTTCAAGCAGTCCAGCTTGCTCAACAGTTTGGATTCTTGACTTAACAACTAAGGCTTGCCAAGAATGACACACTGGAGCACTAGAAAGTGATAATTGGCATAATTGCTTCAAATCCTAACCTCGAATCTCTAGTTTGTTATTTGTCATTCCCTGGATATAcgaaatcatagttaatagaggggactggttttgaagcctggcaaacatcaaaggagcaaacaaagatgccaagaatTAGGTCGGAAAGTCCATgaccgtggacaatcttttattttgcgctcatacacaaTGCATGAATtatgtaaccaacacgtttctattggttagttcctcagtacagTGTAAACAACTGTGTTTTATGcatggtcaaggccaaaaacctacaacaaagaaatttgtcgggtttcataaccattcccctctattaactatgactAAAATGAAAGGAGAAGGATATTGAAATGAAAACTTTTTTCTGTTATGACACCGGCATCCTTGGAAAAAAAACCCTGAATGCTCTAAACAGAAGTTGAAGCTATCATCTTTGTATGAAAACCTGGGCCATAATAAGCTAACTTCTTGATCAGAACAGTTAAAGCTTCGCTCACCATACTTGGGTACTACATGACTTGTATATCTACCACCATCTATCCAACGTTAGTCCACAAAATGACTTTTAAATAACATTACATTATTATTTAACCCAGTACATAATTTTATCCTACAAACAAATCAATATCAATACTGATGACCTGTAATTAATTCctaaaatataaacaaataaGATTAAGTTCAGGATTAATTTCTTCTCTGAAATATTTATCAAATGGCCAATTATGGTAATATTGGAAAACCACTGAGATCATAATAAAATCACCTCAAATATAGTTTTGAGTTATGTGCAATAAAATCATGTAAAATTAGTAAAACTAcagcacaattttgcactgggaAAGTGGGCATGAGGTGATACAGTAACATACCCTTGAGGTCTGGAGAAGATCCCTTGGTAAGGTATTTCACTTGAATTCCATCCTATCTTGGTGACACCAGGCACAGCCTTAAATGTCTCCAAAACAAACCCTTGCTGATAAGGTTCACTTAATTTACCATACTTGCTGGTAACATCTGAAGATACCACTGTTTGCCCACCAACCAGGCCAAAAGAACCTGCAAAATATCAGCAAACTTGTAACTGGTCCTGAAGGGTGATTTACTCACGTTTTGGCAATTCTGCCTACTTAAGCAGGGGATCCCAGcaacaagggaaaaaaaaaagaaacgttttcagCATAGAAAGACACAGGAAAAACTATTGTACATTAACCACTCAATGTTATTAAATCACACTTCAGGACCGCTTAGAGAGTTTGCCAATATAAATATTATACCATTGTGAACATTATGCAGTATAATTATGTTCCATCTACTAAAAAGAGCACTCACCTCTAAGAGGagcagtgatgatgatgatgatgatgattattattttatttttgaaaacatgGTACAGCATAAAGGCAAAAAAATTGTGGGTAGTTAATTGCAGATTAAGAAATGACCaattattgatgaaaaagcaaaatttcaaaGAAGCATAAAACCAATGCCCTGGTTGACATATAGAGATGACATAGTTGACATTTGGACCCAAGGTTCGTCCAAATTGTTTGAATTCACAGCTGATTATAGGAATAATTTTATGAATTAATACAGAAGAGCAGGGATGGCCCAGGTCCTTTTCCCAGACTTGGTGTCATGTGTGGATTGAGTGcatgtgttggttctcttctctactctgagaggtttttctccagataCTCCAGCTTTCTCCCTCCTCAAAAAGCAATGTTTGACTTGATGTCAGataaattgatttgatttccaTGATCAGTGTCCTAAATAATTTTTAATGCCCCAACAGTAGAACAGTAGAAGACAACACTTACCATAAATAAGtacatcatcattattattattattattattattattatatattattattattattattattatatatattatatattattattattattattattatccttcgcattattattatcattatcctTCGCACAGGCTTTGGCTGCATCTGATAATGCACCGTGCAATATCAATGGCAGGAAGAAAGGTTACATCAAGATAATGAAGGAACTATGGGACGAGAAAGGCTATGAACATCTTGGTCTTAAAGGGCAAAATTTGAGAGATCAAGCTTCACGGCTGGAAAGGAATGAGGGCTTAATCCATACTAGTGTAAATGTGTCGAGAGCGACCGGCATGTACGATTCTGTCTTGGACACAACTCAACCCGCGTCTAATATTGTGAATAACTTGGTTTCTTGCGGAGTGCTTCAGGAtaatcaaaatcaaaacaatggCGACCAGCAAAGCCAAAATCATAATCAGTCGATACTGGATTTGCATACATTTGTAGTACAACCCCCAGAGGGCCTGACAGAGGAGCGTGATTACTCAACTTTTGAAAACGCGTCGGACAGCATTCCAGGGAGCTTGCCGGAATACAAAGCCATTAACAAGCCATCTTCATTTATTTGGGGCCGACATGGCGATGGAAGAACAATAACAGTAAACACGTCGACCATTGACAATGCCTATAACGAGattacaaaatggcggaagaacaCTTTTCTTGTCCCTTATGGGAAAACAGGAAAAGATTTCATTGATAAATTAACACAGCACATAAATGATTGGAACAATGAGTCAGAAATGCAACACATTGCCCTTAAAGCAGCTATTGTCCTCCTCGCTGTTGGGTTACAAAAACCGAGCCAGAAATCTAAGGCGAAGGAGCATCAAGAGTGCTTAGCTAAACGTCTGGCACTGTGGAAAGAGGGCGAAATAGATGTCCTAGTGCGTGAAGGGCGGATCATCCAAAGACGTCTTACCAACTCTCGTAGAGCTGATCCACCCAATAAAGCAAGCGTTTTTGCAAACCTTGTCATGACAGGCAAAATTAATTCAGCCTTGCGATACCTCAGCGATGGAGACGGCGGGGGTATTTTGCCCTTGAGCGATGACGTCATGAGACAACTTAAGGAAAAACACCCTGTGGCACAGGACGCCTCCCTAGGTTCTCTACTCTTTGGACCAATCGAAGAAGTTCCAGATACAGTGTACTACCAGATCAATGGGGAGATGGTTCGTGACGCTGCTTTAAGGACTAAAGGCTCTGGCGGACCTTCGGGTGTAGACGCCAATGGCTTTAGAAGAATACTTGCGTGCAAATCTTTCAAGAAATCTGGGTCCGATCTGTGCACAGCTATAGCTTCAATGACCAGACGACTGTGCACGgaatttgttgactttcttaGTATCGAGGCAATTTTAGCCAATCGTCTGATTCCACTTGACAAAGGAGAGGGCGCGGTCCGGCCGATTGGGGTTGGTGAAGTAATACGGAGGATAATTGCGAAGTGCGTGTTGAGAGTAACAAAACCAGATGTCGTTGACGCAAGTGGCTCGCTGCAGGCATGCGCAGGCCATAAAAGTGGGAGTGAGGCTGCCATTCATGCAATGCGCAATATTTTCGACGCTGATGACACGGACGCTGTTCTTCTTGTTGACGCCTCAAATGCCTTTAATGCCCTGAACAGAGCTGCTGCGTTGCACAATACAAGAGTGCTATGTCCAACCATAGCTACTTATGCGATTAACACCTACAGACAGCCTGCGAGGCTCTTTATTATAGGCGGCCAAGAACTTAAATCAGCGGAAGGCACCACACAGGGGGACCCTCTCGCTATGAGCATGTACGCCATTAGTCTCCAGCCACTGATAACGCGTCTACACGTCTCAGGCTCAGCTAAACAGTGTTGGTTTGCTGACGATGCAACGGGAAGTGGTTCTCTGAAAGATGTGCGGAAATGGTGGGATGAGCTATCAGAGAGTGGTCCGGCGTTAGGGTACTTCCCCAATGCAAAAAAGTGCTGGTTGATCATTAAACCTGATAAAGAACACGCTGCTATGCAGGTATTTGGTGACACAGCGATTAACATCACCTCTGAAGGCCACAAGCACCTAGGTGCAGTTCTTGGATCGAGGTCATTTCTGGAAGGGTACGTGGGCGAGAAGGTAGAAGACTGGGTAAACCAGGTCACCAAACTTGCAGAGTTCGCCTTATCACAACCTCAGGCGAGCTATGCAGCGTTCACTTTTGGGCTACGGCACCGATGGACGTATTTCTTAAGGACACTGCCCGATATTACCGACTTGTTAGAGCCTTTGGAGCGTGCGATAAGCGAAGTCCTCATACCAGCTATTACGAACCACGCAACAACTGAAACCGAGCGCGAACTCCTTGCGCTTCCTGTGCGCTTGGGAGGGCTTGGGCTTATAGATCCAGTCAGAGCCTCACCCAAAGAATATGAGGCTTCAGTCAGGGTCACAAGTCCCCTAGTAAGGCAAATTGTGGAGCAAGTGCATCAGACCCCGGATGTGTCAGAAGTAAAAACACTGCAAATAAGCGCGCGTAAGGAGAAGGATGAGTGTATGGATGAGAGGCTAAAACGGGTGAGGACCTCTCTGCCGACAGGAACCAAGCGAGCTGTAGAGCTAGCCACGGAGAAGGGAGCATCGAACTGGCTGACAGTAATTCCCATCAAAGACTTGAACTTCAATCTAAATAAGAGAGAATTCAGAGACGCGATCAGTCTGAGATACGACTGGGAAATCACCGACACACCGAAAGTGTGCGTATGCGGGGACCGTTTCAACGTAGATCATGCAATGGTATGCCGACGTGGCGGGTTTATAATACAGCGTCATAATGAGCTTCGTGACCTGGAAGCAGAGATGTTGAGCATGGTATGTAATGATGTGGAAATAGAGCCGGTCCTTCAGGAAATCAATGGAGAGACTTTGAACAGAGGTGCTAACAGAGCTCCTGATGCACGTTTAGATATTAGCGCTCGTGGCTTCTGGGAGAGACAGAGGACTGCATTCTTCGATGTCAGGGTTTGTCACCCTAATGCATGTTCTTACAGAGATCTAAGCCCCAAGGAAATCTACAGGCAAcacgagaatgaaaaaaaacgCCAATATGCAAGCAGGGTGATGGAGGTGGAGCAAGGCACCTTTACGCCACTTGTTTTTACTACCACAGGCGGAATGGCCGAGGAATGTAAGAGATACCACAGCAGATTAGCTGAACTACTCGCCATTAAGAAGGGAGAGGACTACGCCAGCACCGTGTCCTGGCTAAGAGCAAAAGTATCGTTTGCTATCCTCCGCTCAGCTCTCCTCTGCCTTAGAGGTTccagaggaagaagaaggaatGTAGACCTTCAGGAAACAGACATTAGAATCGAGAATGTGACCGCCAgaatttcttagttttcgtaatttttttatttggttgtttttgtttttcttttttttctgactgatattatctgcatatatatatatatatattttaaataagagtggcttttctttaaggagcttatctttatttccaatttttttttagtcagaacgctatcatgacatgaatttttcttattattattattattattatcattattatcattattattatttccattcCTTGTAGACTCAGGCAGGATATTCAGCCTGGTTTGTAAAGTCCTTGGGAGCAGCTGGTTACAACAAGTCACCACaggtcattattattattattattattattattataattatacatTCAGATAGTTCTTTGCACACATCTTGGATCTCACATTATCAGACATTCCAACCCTCCAGATTTGATTGTGAGTCTCCCGATTTGATGTGTTGTCTCCCACTCTCCCGATTTTTATCAGATTCTCTCTacttatcatgaaattctgtaaacaaggaaaaaaattgcttgtcttaaatattttttcgcgACCTGAGGGTAAAACGTTATGTATTACACTTTCTTATCCTATTATGTCTCATCCAGTCTCTCCACTGAAcagaaatgaatgaaggggtagtttctaaagaaactgtggtgctgcgtcggtggggaagtagtatacaaaaatttggtttatcaacggagttgataatgtaaattgaccaccgtacagagattctaaaagctgacgtttcgagcgttagcccttcgtcagagcgaatcgagggattatgggttacgtgtagtttttatagtagagtaggagctacgctattggtggtaacatggcaacgtgaaaagtaggaatatattagttaaatgaaaagcgttcgttaataccgtgaggattaagggtgccgatttgaaagatgaatttttgttccagattcttgcggctttccgtcgtacctagatgtaaggaaaggccgcagatagccatgtgttttttggagtggttaggcagattaaaatggcgagcgactggcttagatgcatccttgtcattcttctcaacatcgcgaaggtgttcgcggaatcggtcacctagtcgtctacctgtctcaccaatgtataatttattgcataacgtacaggttatgcaataaatgacatttgcggaggtacatgtgaaacgatctgtgatcttaacagatcgcttaggtcccgatatcttgctagtgttaacaatgaaaagacaagttttgcatcgtgagcgcgcgcatttgaaactgccgggttgctcgttggttttgagcgcgcttctaactaaaaagttgcctacgtttttgtcgcgtttgaatgaaataagtggaggttgcgaaaagattctaccagtctcgggatcattttggagtaatttaaaattactaagaatgatgcttttgactgcgtgattatgaggatggaaagtgagggtgaatggaattctgtcattcttatctttctgtgacgtttgtagtgacgactgtcgatcaaattgttgggcgcgatgatggcccgctttgaccacagagacaggatagccacgtttttcgaagaactggcacatctcctctgatttgctggaaaaatcggagtcatcactacatagacgtcgaagtctaagaaattgagaataaggaatggagttcttgacatgtgatggatgtgacgatgaatacaacaaataactgtgtgaatcagtaggtttgtagtgcacactagtgcatagcacgttgcctctaatagaaactttgatatctaggaaagccaatgaagtttccgaaatttcccaggtatatttaagagccggatgaaaagagttgacggaggttataaattgatcgagttcgtcaactcttttcatccggctcttaaatatacctgggaaatttcggaaacttcattggctttcctagatatcaaagtttctattagaggcaacgtgc
The Montipora capricornis isolate CH-2021 chromosome 10, ASM3666992v2, whole genome shotgun sequence genome window above contains:
- the LOC138022026 gene encoding uncharacterized protein; protein product: MQHIALKAAIVLLAVGLQKPSQKSKAKEHQECLAKRLALWKEGEIDVLVREGRIIQRRLTNSRRADPPNKASVFANLVMTGKINSALRYLSDGDGGGILPLSDDVMRQLKEKHPVAQDASLGSLLFGPIEEVPDTVYYQINGEMVRDAALRTKGSGGPSGVDANGFRRILACKSFKKSGSDLCTAIASMTRRLCTEFVDFLSIEAILANRLIPLDKGEGAVRPIGVGEVIRRIIAKCVLRVTKPDVVDASGSLQACAGHKSGSEAAIHAMRNIFDADDTDAVLLVDASNAFNALNRAAALHNTRVLCPTIATYAINTYRQPARLFIIGGQELKSAEGTTQGDPLAMSMYAISLQPLITRLHVSGSAKQCWFADDATGSGSLKDVRKWWDELSESGPALGYFPNAKKCWLIIKPDKEHAAMQVFGDTAINITSEGHKHLGAVLGSRSFLEGYVGEKVEDWVNQVTKLAEFALSQPQASYAAFTFGLRHRWTYFLRTLPDITDLLEPLERAISEVLIPAITNHATTETERELLALPVRLGGLGLIDPVRASPKEYEASVRVTSPLVRQIVEQVHQTPDVSEVKTLQISARKEKDECMDERLKRVRTSLPTGTKRAVELATEKGASNWLTVIPIKDLNFNLNKREFRDAISLRYDWEITDTPKVCVCGDRFNVDHAMVCRRGGFIIQRHNELRDLEAEMLSMVCNDVEIEPVLQEINGETLNRGANRAPDARLDISARGFWERQRTAFFDVRVCHPNACSYRDLSPKEIYRQHENEKKRQYASRVMEVEQGTFTPLVFTTTGGMAEECKRYHSRLAELLAIKKGEDYASTVSWLRAKVSFAILRSALLCLRGSRGRRRNVDLQETDIRIENVTARIS